DNA sequence from the Desmodus rotundus isolate HL8 chromosome 4, HLdesRot8A.1, whole genome shotgun sequence genome:
CTCAACATTCAGCAATGCTCTTGAATGTCAAGGAGCATTTTTACTTTCACATCATGAATTTTATAGTTGATAAATGGGTTCTGCAAAAACTTTCATCCCATTTGTGTTAATTAAGAAACTCTTGAATTTACAATTTCCCAGAATCATAGGCTAAGCAGTCTTGTAATCTCTTATCTCTTGATACACTTGTCCTCAAATATTGGTTTATAAActagattaaataaaacaacaaattaagTAATGCAACCCAAATTTTGCCCCCAAGTATTATAACATAAATTGTAATTAAACTCTCAATTCTCAACACACCTAGTTATAATTTTGTGAACCATCTTAGGATCACGGTAACTTAGCAGGTCAACAAATTTAACTTAACTGGTGACAAGGCCTACTAACAGTACAGCAGAGACCACATGCATTGTATCATGCAGACAGCCTTACTCTAGCAGCTCCAAAGTGGTCACGAGCTGCCACGTTGTTAATCAAGAACCCTAGAGGGTTAGAACTTCTAATGACCCTAGAAATTCATTGGGCTTTACTATCCTTTGTCAAGAAATACACTAGATTTATGATTATATGAGCATATATATCAGTACTTATAGATAGGAATGTATGTCCTGATTAATAATCAGCTGCATTGTCCAGTGTGAAaggaatattaatatattaattaattaagatTTTGTTCACTTGTCAATTTCTGGGCTTAAGTctttaacaactttattgagatacaactTACATACCATAAATTCATTAATCTTAAATGCACAATTCACtggatttttagtaaatttatagagTTGTGCACCATCaacacaatctaattttagaacattttcgtCATCCCAGGAAGAAACTTCATGCCCATTTACAGTCATTCCTTATTCCTTCACCCCACTTAACCCCACCATCCCTAGGCAACTACTAATCTAATTTCTGTCTATAAATTTGACTTTTCTGGAcaattcatataaatgaaatcatgtgataTATGAATTTTTGAGTCTGGCCTTCTTCACTAAGTACAATGTTGTTGAGgctcatccatgttatagcatgtattagtacttcGTTActttaattgttcatagtattccattatacatatttattacattttgtttatccattcaccagctgATGGGCATTGGATTGTTTCTACCTTTGGCTACTAtggataatgctgctatgaagattCATATACAAGTCTTTGTAGAGACAagtgttctcatttctcttgggaaGATAACTGGGAATGCAGTTGTTGAGTGCTGgtggtaaatttatgtttaacattttgagaaactgctGAACTGTTTTACAATGTAACTATAACAGTTTACTTTCCCAATAGTAGTGTAAGATGATTCAAGATTCTCTACATGATGGACAATACGTGTTATTatccattttattaattatagccATTCTTGTGGGTATGAAGTattatctcattatggttttgatttgcatttccctagtggtTAATGATTTCTGACATCTCTTCATGTGCTGATTGGccgtttttatattttctttggtgaaatttctattaaaatcttTGCTCAATGTTTGAGTTATTTGTCTTATAATTGAGTTGTAACAGCccttttgtatattttgaatacaaGTCCTTTCTCAAATatgtgacttgcaaatatttttccaactcttttcatcttcttcttaatggtgtcttttgaagcatacaggtttttaattttgatgaatacCAGCTtgtcaacattttctttatcactTGTGCTTTCTtaggtgtcatatctaagaaattaaTGCCTTATCCAAGGTACaaatatttattcctatgttttctctaagagttttatagtctTAAACTCATATTTATATCTATGATCCATTTTAAGTCATTTCTGGTATATTGTATGAAATAAGGGTTCAGGTTAATATTTTTGTATGAGGATGTAATTGTCTCATTATCATTTgctaaaaatattatcttttccaCATTAAATTGCCTTGGCACCTTTGTGAAAAATCAGTTGACCAAAGAAGAGTCTATTTCAGATTCTCAGTTCAATTATGCTGATATATATCTTTCTGTAAGTAAGTTCCACACTATCTTTATTACtgcagctttgtagtaagttttgaaattaggcAGTATAAgtccttctttttcaagattgttttggataGTCtgggtcctttgcatttccatgtgaattttagaatcagcttttcagtgggggtgaggaggggatagtgaaGCCAGCTGggattttaatagagattgtgttgaatatatagatAAATGTTGAgagtattgccatcttaacaatattgaatcttctaatccatgaacttGGAATGTCTCTCCATTaagatagacaaataccatatgatctcacctataagtagaatctaatgaacaaaacgaagaaatgagcaaaacagaaccagagacatggaaataaggagcaaactgacagtggggaggggggtaatggggaaaaaaaggggaagggtctagtcaagatacattataaaggacccatggtaatggacaacagggtggggattgactgagagagtgggggttgggaggggcaggggagagcaatgggggaaaattaggacaactataattgaacaacaataaaaaagttacatGTTTTCCTAATAAGGTAGTATGatgggaaacattttctttttttgaaattctaTAATTATTAAACAACACATCCAACCTTATATTCATGTTTTTTGAATCATTTTAGTAACTAGTAATACTTTTTTTCAGAAAGCTGgagttttaaaatgcatattttaaaatgtttaatttagtgAATCCTATGGACATTTTTCTTTCAAGGAACAAATTTAAGACATAATTAAAAGACAGGGTGGACTTGGAGTTAGGAAATATATATCATGGCCTCAGGAACCCCTCCTGCCCAGTAATATTATACTTTCTGAAAGCACCTTAAATTCATTTGGactcaattttttaatgtaagaaggACTACAGTTCTCTGCAGCCAATTCTAACTCCAAAATTCAATTTTTCTTCAATTCCTATTTTATAAGAAAAGCCAGCAGGAACGTAGGAGGCAACAACCAGACATTCATTTTACAAACAACTTTGCACGTGCAGAAAACTTTCTTGAAAATgcattactgatttttagagacaaaGGTATCCTGTTTTCAAAGAAGAGTCTCTTCAGTTCTTCTAATAAATTTGTTATTTCTTGACTCATAAAAGCAATATTGTCCATAATGAAAATTAAACCCTTTTAAATTACACGTTTTTAAGAAGGAGTCAAAATCTAACAAATCTTcatgaaacaaaagaattaaGCACTTACTTTTACTTGAAGATCCTCAGAGCTTTCTGCTGACATGTACAGAGAAAGAAGAACTGGCAAAGTGTTTGTGACTGCAACAGCCCGCGCATGCTCTGGAGTGTGTCTCCCAATCTGTCCCAAGGCCCAGGCAGTGGCAGCCTTAATATGATCTTCTGGTTCTTCTGACAAGCAGATTGACAACTGGGGCACACCCTGCAGCATTGATCAAAAGAGCAAGCAGGTGTTATGTCTCTAGAGCAGGAGTAAAGGGTCTTCCATGTCTCTCAAACATTAGAAGAAATCATTTTGGCTTTGATCCTTTTTTTCCTAGATGGTTCAATAAATGAGCACATCACAGGGGCTGTCATTTTTCAAGTCAATAAAATGGCTAGAACTAATTTACCTTAATTATCTGTTACAATCCAACTAAACTAGGACTATCTCTGCTAGCATTTACTCCCCAAATACAGAGGCATTTAATCAAATGACAGATGCCACAGATTAGTACACAGGTAAAACCAGATTCCACTTTGACAAATTTAAAGTGCTtagattttaaaaccttttattttcctttgttaagAAAGTAAATTTAGAATCCTTTAAAATTGCCTTTTCACTAAGTATAATAAATCTAACAACAAAATAACTGCTATAGATTTGAAATCCAATGAATAACATGAGCTGGAATTCTATTTAAGTAACTTTTAGATTAAATATATTCAGTAAAACCTTTCCTAAAATAGTAAAtaagttttcattaattttggtCAACTTTTAAATAATAGTTCTGCCCATTTTAACATGATTGAATGTCAAAATAGAAAGAATTACTTTTGTTACACAGATGTGTGCTTATATTTTGTGCTTTAGGTTTTAGTTTTATCtaaataatcaaaacagaattAACTAAAGAACCCAAAAGACCTCAGAGTTCCTATGTCTAAGGAAGAATCAAATGTCCAAATCAAATTATAATTCCAGATTCTGTATAGGAATCACTTTCTAACTAATTTGAGACTATAATAATGATCACCTTAAATGCAGTACCACAAAAGCCAATGTCATATTGTTATGTTACCACAGCAAAGGCCAAATGATCATATATACTTTTTTCCCCTATACCTTTAAATTTGGTTAAGACCAATTTTCTGAAGAGACCTGCCATATTTCTTCATTGGCTTCTTCTCTCCAACTAAAAATGTTTGTCTGCTGATACAAAAGGTCAGACCTGTCTTCAGAATGAAACAACTTTCCAGAAAGTCCATACTCTGGGACATATCAAGACTGAAGAAGTAGGAGGGGTAAttggcctcctccctcccatcctccaaACTTTGACTTACTTGCCTTGGTTGTTATGAACCGCAAATGAAGTAAGAAACATGAATgcactttgaaaattataaagtattatttaaatgtgaaatgCTATTTGTTATTAGTCCTTACAGTACTAtgtaggaaaaagagagaatgacaCAGGTAGGTTTGCCTAAAACTACTGCTGCCACCTGGATCTTCAACCAGCTGAGAGACAGCTAGGTGGGAGAGGCCAGCAGCAACCCCAGTCCAAAGCAGGGAAGCACCTCCTGGTTAGTTTGGGGAGGAAACATAGGAAGCAAAAGCAATTGATgcttctttcattattcttcctACATGTAAGCTTTCTGACGATCCACAAAAGAACCAAGAATCAAAACTCCCAGTAATATCCCCACAGTGACCCTTCCTAATGCAGCACTACTGTTCTAATCTCTGTCACAGTCTTTGGTAATAGAAGAACGAAAGGAAAAACATAGACTAAAAAGCGAGTAAAGCAAAGAATTATCAAGGAATAGGTAGAAAATAAAGATCTGAGGCTCCCTTTAATTTTGAGGATTagcaaaggataaaaaaaatccacAGTTCTGTTTAACATACAGCAGCAGGTTTCTATGCTGATAAGAAACCCACACCCTACAGTGTTGCCAGAGACACTGTAAGCACACAGCCTCGAAGCATTCTTCAGGAgatcaatatttattcattcaatcaatatTTTTGAGTACCTACTCTGTGTTGGGGCTACACTGTGTGGTGGGTTAATACCAAGTTATAAACTGAGATAGGACAAAATTCCTAGAGCAAAGACACAAAACGTCACTAGCTGACATGTGCTCTGAATTGCCTTCacctaaaaagagaaataagttcATGAAAGCTGATGGAAAGCAGATAAAAGGGACGCCCTAGCCATTGTCGTCTCCCACCCAATgacaggaaaggggagaatgaCTGTTGGGTACGTAATGTCTTTAATCAAAGTATGCtttacattttgtaaatatacacAGTCAATCCTTCAAGATAAACTACAACGAATATTTCAAAACAGGTAATACTAATACTCAGAGGTACTGACATTTTGTAGATCTTAAGTGCTGAGTAAAACTTAAAACTGCCTACAAAATAAACCTTATATATTCTAGTGTTGCTTTCAGAAACCTACTAATCAGCCTTGAAACAAGCTGAAAAATTCGtcaggtttctttctctctggtcaGTCATATTTTATAATCTGTGGGAGAGTGTTATTGTGATTCTTAGAATATCTCACTATAGtaatgggaagaaaatgaagcaagAGCAAACCTTGGAAATGATCACTGCCATTGCCAGGTTCTCAGAGTGAGCTGCCACATAGCCAAGCATCATGATGCCAGGCAGCCTTATGCTTCCTTTGCAAGACCCAATGCAGTCGATGATGGCAGCAACTCCTCCTGTGTTAACTATCAACTGCGAAAGCTacgggaaaggaaggagagctaGGTAATTGTGACCAGAAAgcataaaataatctttaaatattaCTTTAGTATTGCCAAACATTTTTACTCAGTATCTAAAAACATCTGGTAAAATTTGAAATATGATTTAGTGAAATTACTTATTAAAGAAATACACAAGTAGAATAaccctattttatttaatttttttacccctattttattttttattttttaaagattttattattttttagagagagggaaagggaaggaaacatcaatcagtttccctgaatcccaggcatgtgccctgactgggaatcaaacaggcaaccttttaattcacaggccagcgctcaacccactgagccacacaagtcagggtgTCATAATCCTATTTCAAATGTACAAATACATTCACTGTGCGGTGCTTACTCTGTGCTTCAACTTTTCATGCATTGATGGCACAGCTTTTATCCCTATTCTAATGGTTGTCAAAATTCCCCACCTAGACACTAAGCTTAGGGCTAGTTCATAACTAACTAGCTACTGAAAGCCCTAATTGCAACATGTGAGTGGAAGCAGATTCATCACTAAATGCTGAATAACAATGTCAAACTTGAAATATTCTAGCCTAATTATCCCCTCTTTGCAAACAATGATTACTAGCTGATTATATCCAATCATAAAAATTTCAACCAAGTAAAGATGTTAGGTGAAATTATGAGGACTATAAACTTTAGTAAAATGAAATTGATTAGTCAACATATACACAGAAAAAGATACAACTTCAGAATCCACCCAGGCTTGCTTCATCTCTATGCCTTTGGCGTCTAAGAACTCAGAGTGGGAACCACCGTGTAAGAGCAGCCACTAGAGCAGGTACACggggctggggacctggtggTCTCTCCCACCCTGGAACTGTACAACCTCTCACTACTCTCAGCTGACCTGAAATGacaaaaatggcaaaggactACGGTCCCCACAGTGTGGAAATGTAAAAAGGGGAAATGATTAAAAACTGAGATTTCTGTCTCCAACTCCAATGATATAACCCAGTGGGGTTCTCACCAATAGGCACTTTTGTCCTCTGGTAAACATTTAGCAATGTATGGAGACAGTTTTGATCCTCACAGGGTGGGAAGGCATGCTAATGGCAGgagccaaggatgctgctaaacacccatCCTGCACTGTACAgaacagccccccacccccaataaagGATTATCTATGCCAAAATGTCCAGGTGCTTAGGATGAGAAACCCTGACCTAATCAAACCATGAGGCACAGCACCTAGGTCTTTTAcacaaattgatgttttactTAACAGTGAAAACTGACTAATATTGTTGTATTTAAAgctgggtgttttgttttgttttgttgtgttttgttttacctCGGGTGTATGTTTTGCAATCTCTCTAATCAAAGTGGAAGCATTTTTCTTCACGTATTCATCTTTGTCCTTCAGGCAGGTAAGCACAACTGGAAAAATCTCTGCTTCAACCACCATTTCTGCCAGATCCACAGAATGTTTTGCAATCTGACTGAGAGCAGAAAGGACCTGACGctgttcagaaaaaaacaaaataaaacaaaatattatgtaGAGTCCCCTGCAGAGTTCAGATATAATTTAAATAGCTTTACACTGTCAAATtcctttataaaaagaaaaaacaattacatATCCAACATAACCTAAGATTTCTGAGTCTTGAGACATTCACATCCTAGTCTTATACTTAAATAGTCAATTTCTCAAATCCCCTAATTTCCAAATTAAATGTCTCAGTTCTCTGTGGACTGTTTAAATCTCTATCATAGATGATCAGAGAATATGATGTTTGGATAAATACTGTTTCTTAACTACATAATATTTAAATTGTTAATTTACAATACATGTGATGGTATAGTACAAAAAAATCAGGCAGAACTAACATTTTTGGCATGATGCTGATCACATTTCAAAGAACTTCTCATTGCTTagttaacattaaaaatttttaaaccttaTAGACTATAACTATTAGCATATAAAAGTATACTTGGTGACTATTAACTGAAAATCAGATTTTAGAAAgctacagaaaataaatgtaaatatgacAATTTTCATAAGAAACTTAAATGTAATAGTGGTGAGCTAGAAAAACTTTAAGTGCCTTCCCACCCTCAGATTCAATCATTATGTGATTCCTTATTTTAGTGATTAATGTTAATACTGCTGCTACTTCTAATTTTTAGCATTGCACATATTTTTCCCAATCGTGTCTTTATTGCCTAATCTTTACAGCATAATTTTCACATATTAGAAGACCAAATACATAATCTAGTCACATCTGTTTTCaataatttacaaattattttgaatgtataatattaatatatacacAATTCCATTTTCTTAGATTAACAAAAGtctgttttttaacatttttcaataCCTTCAATTTTGCATTGGGGTTCAGAATCATCCGGGCTAAGTGAGCAATAGCTCCTGCATCCACTACTGTCTGCGCTAACTCTGGAGAATGCTCTGAAATATCACTGAGGACCGAAGCAGCAATCCTTTTCAAAGCAATTTCTGGCTCCTGGATACACAGTATTAGAAGAGGAACTGCTCCTGCATCCACCACAGCTTGTGACAGTTCTGTGGATCCAGGAAAAGTAATTGCGTATGAGTGACTGACCCTCGTGCAAGCAGCCCATTTTTCACCCTCACagatacagcaaagaaaaaaggggtgggggctACTTCACTGTCTTGACATCTGTGTTTCAAATCAGCTTTCCTGGTTTCAGAAACCATGTGGACCAATCCTGAGCTGAAAAGCATACAGGTCAATAGATGGACCTCCATTTAATGAACACATTTGAAGTAGATTAGGCTGAAACggcttgttgttcttttttttctttttcttctacgAGAGTAAGCAGATGTCAGCTGTTTAAGCTCTGACAGGTCTGCACTTCTCAATAGGCAAGCATTTTATGCATGGTTTAcaataatagagaaaatcaaagTACCAAAAATTGACCAACCACACTAATTAGGCAGTATTTTGTACTAGTTACATGAGTAAACATTAACATGAATGTTGTGCTAATAATTTCgatttttaaattccattcatcttacagtgtttttaaaagattttgaaaactttatacaaaataaaaaggtgcattatattgtatatataaaaaacactttcaaaatgaGATCTACAATTAAACAgcatacttttatatatataagtgTTAATGTTTCTTTAGATAAAGGGATAAATTAATCTTAACCATTTTACTTGTCAGAAGTAAACAtcttttgagccctggctggtatggctcaacgGAATgcgtgccggcctgcaaaccaaagggtcacaggttctattcccagtcagggcacatgcctgagttgcaggccaggtccccattagggggcatgtgagaggcccacacactgatgtttctctcccttcctttctccctcccttcccctctctaaaaataaataaataaaatctttaaaaaaaataaacatcttttgcTTATACATGTTGATTTACTTGTGTGTCCAAGAATAACagctataaaaataacacattttaaattacagACAATGAGAAACAGGCAGACCCaaacagggtccagcacaaataatgcccctttttattacaaaatcctttaTTTCCAAATCGTAAgtatgtaattctataacataacaataccacactcaagcaaaccatatgacattttaggtgaaatgtgcaAACTGCTGTCCACCTCATGTGAGACActcacataccctaccaaccacactcaagcatgccTTACATTacgctggaccctgtataatgtacatgtaaaaaaatgttt
Encoded proteins:
- the LOC112322812 gene encoding sperm-associated antigen 6 isoform X3; protein product: MSQKHVLQVFEQYQKARTQFVQTVAELATRPKNIETLQNAGVMSLLRPLLLDVVPTIQQTAVLALGRLANYNDDLAEAVVKGDILPQLVYSLAEQNRFYKKAAAFVLRAVGKHSPQLAQAIVDCGALDTLVICLEDFDPGVKEAVAWALGNIARHNAELSQAVVDAGAVPLLILCIQEPEIALKRIAASVLSDISEHSPELAQTVVDAGAIAHLARMILNPNAKLKRQVLSALSQIAKHSVDLAEMVVEAEIFPVVLTCLKDKDEYVKKNASTLIREIAKHTPELSQLIVNTGGVAAIIDCIGSCKGSIRLPGIMMLGYVAAHSENLAMAVIISKGVPQLSICLSEEPEDHIKAATAWALGQIGRHTPEHARAVAVTNTLPVLLSLYMSAESSEDLQVKSKKAIKNILQKCTYLPALEPFLYDAPPNILKYVVGQFSKVLFSWIFRYTFAESGQLSTNY